A stretch of Pirellulales bacterium DNA encodes these proteins:
- a CDS encoding ABC transporter ATP-binding protein, giving the protein MFAIRCTNLTKRYDAKPPVDAVRGLNLAVKAGECFGLLGPNGAGKTTTIEIIEGLLDATSGDVEVLGYRWGQHNDEIRQRIGISLQETRLSEKLTVRETLTLFRSFYRRGIEPRQAMARVSMQEKANSWVRHLSGGQKQRLAVACALVGDPELLFLDEPTTGLDPQSRHELWDIIRGFRSAGRTVLLTTHYMDEAERLCDRIAIVDHGKVIALGTPRELILSLGGEHVIEFTLESNGQPQQVAARRFADLPAVSSSRAEEDRICLSVREPHIALPALLGRLETLNCKLTDLTTRHASLEDVFVQLAGRHLSEESEKINP; this is encoded by the coding sequence ATGTTCGCCATTCGCTGCACCAACTTGACGAAGCGTTACGACGCGAAGCCGCCCGTCGATGCTGTCCGCGGCTTGAATTTGGCTGTCAAAGCCGGCGAATGTTTTGGCCTCTTGGGGCCGAACGGCGCCGGAAAAACGACGACCATCGAAATCATCGAGGGCTTGCTCGATGCAACCTCTGGCGATGTCGAAGTGCTTGGCTACCGATGGGGGCAACACAACGACGAAATTCGCCAACGGATTGGCATTTCGTTGCAAGAGACGCGGCTATCAGAAAAGCTGACCGTTCGAGAGACGTTGACCCTGTTCCGCAGCTTCTACCGTCGTGGCATTGAGCCCCGGCAGGCGATGGCTCGCGTGTCGATGCAGGAGAAGGCGAACTCGTGGGTTCGCCATCTTTCGGGCGGCCAAAAGCAGCGATTGGCAGTCGCGTGCGCTCTAGTCGGCGACCCAGAGCTATTGTTTCTCGACGAACCAACGACCGGGCTGGATCCCCAATCTCGCCACGAGTTGTGGGACATCATCCGAGGGTTTCGTTCCGCCGGCCGCACCGTACTGCTCACTACGCATTACATGGATGAAGCCGAGCGACTGTGCGACCGCATAGCGATTGTCGATCACGGCAAGGTGATCGCGCTCGGCACGCCGCGCGAGTTGATTTTGAGTCTCGGCGGCGAACACGTCATCGAATTCACCCTCGAATCGAATGGCCAGCCGCAGCAAGTCGCAGCGCGCAGATTTGCCGACCTGCCCGCTGTCAGTTCTTCGCGCGCCGAAGAAGACCGTATTTGCCTGTCGGTGCGCGAACCGCATATCGCGTTGCCGGCGCTACTGGGTCGCCTCGAAACACTGAATTGCAAGCTGACCGATCTCACAACGCGACACGCCAGCTTGGAAGACGTTTTCGTCCAGCTT
- a CDS encoding tetratricopeptide repeat protein — protein sequence MIDAMTRQRLKNRACDVACGNRRSRCARWAVLITVSLALNGCKSFGGKGPVSEDVAQARQLSQQGLNAMQRGDWTSAEISLSKAVKVCPVDAQARRQYAEAMWHRGEYAAAVEQLQKAMICTPNDGSLIVRFGQMQLELGKLTEARAMVNRALDLDPKSTEAWMLRGRVDLAEGQRDLALADFHRALEFAPKDRDLLYEIAEAYHQLNRPQRALSTLISLRETYAPGEEPQQVYYLEGLALQALGRPADAATSFELALERGSPTAELYYRLGEAQLAAGRRGAADHAVEQALAIDPGHASSRKLRRQVEVASRPLESIVP from the coding sequence ATGATCGACGCCATGACGCGGCAGCGGCTTAAAAATCGAGCCTGCGACGTTGCCTGCGGCAACCGGCGCTCGCGCTGCGCGCGGTGGGCAGTATTGATCACTGTATCGCTTGCGCTAAACGGCTGTAAGTCGTTCGGCGGCAAAGGCCCTGTCTCCGAAGACGTCGCTCAAGCGCGACAGCTCTCGCAGCAGGGCCTGAACGCCATGCAACGCGGCGATTGGACTTCGGCGGAAATCTCGCTCAGCAAAGCAGTCAAAGTTTGTCCAGTCGACGCGCAAGCCCGAAGGCAATACGCGGAAGCGATGTGGCACCGAGGCGAGTACGCAGCGGCAGTGGAGCAATTGCAAAAAGCTATGATCTGCACGCCAAACGATGGATCGCTGATTGTCCGCTTTGGTCAAATGCAGCTTGAGCTCGGAAAGCTCACGGAAGCAAGAGCGATGGTTAATCGCGCGCTGGATTTGGATCCGAAGTCGACCGAGGCATGGATGCTGCGCGGCCGAGTGGATTTAGCGGAAGGGCAACGCGACCTGGCTCTCGCCGACTTTCATCGCGCATTGGAATTTGCGCCAAAAGATCGCGATCTCCTGTACGAAATCGCGGAGGCTTATCATCAGTTGAACCGCCCGCAGCGGGCGTTATCGACGCTCATTAGCCTGCGAGAGACTTATGCTCCAGGCGAAGAGCCGCAGCAAGTGTATTATCTCGAGGGTCTAGCGCTGCAAGCTTTGGGGCGGCCCGCTGACGCAGCAACTTCTTTTGAATTGGCGCTCGAACGCGGTTCGCCGACCGCGGAACTGTACTATCGCCTCGGTGAAGCCCAACTTGCGGCCGGTCGACGCGGCGCGGCCGACCATGCCGTGGAACAAGCCTTGGCAATCGATCCTGGTCATGCCTCCAGCCGCAAGCTGCGACGACAAGTCGAAGTGGCTTCTCGGCCGCTGGAAAGCATCGTCCCCTAG
- a CDS encoding molybdopterin-dependent oxidoreductase — translation MHGKLKTLLALAAPLLLALIAAYVQWAIAGRPALPAMLTSGNTPPTPPFGFPSWLCITHYVNFLFMVLLVRSGLQILMDHPRLYWNVDCTPGTEWLRLTPLQVPRNRVWTAKDDSRYLTPWIGLPGYRHTIGMARHWHFLSALFWLANGTIFVTLLFVTDQWKRLVPSSWQIVPDAWSVWVHYATFHLPPEPNGFYQYNPLQQLAYFGVVFVLAPLAILTGPSMSPALTNRFRWYPNLPGNRQIGRSLHFLVMCSFVLFFIGHVTLVAITGFVRNMNHIVLGADDTSFAGVYLGLLGLGVVVAVNVLANWLAWRKPRLVQHVAKAVVTPAMEFLLDRPAPVAEFRREDISPYFWPNGKVPTCEEWKMLAAGGFVDYRLKIYGLIENPVELSLGDLRALPKKTQITLHHCIQGWSGVAAWGGVPLSEIIELVRPRPTAERVVFHSFGDGVDLATGTSPRRYYDSLSMANARHPQTLLAYEMNYDPLNDLHGAPLRLRVENQLGFKMVKWIQAIEFVEGLRSVGKGEGGFAEDHEYFGELANI, via the coding sequence ATGCACGGCAAGTTGAAAACACTCTTGGCGCTTGCTGCCCCGCTATTGCTCGCGTTGATCGCGGCCTATGTGCAGTGGGCGATCGCCGGTCGGCCGGCACTGCCGGCAATGTTGACTTCGGGCAACACACCGCCGACTCCGCCGTTTGGCTTTCCGAGTTGGCTGTGCATCACACACTACGTCAACTTTCTGTTCATGGTCCTGCTCGTCCGCAGCGGTTTGCAGATTCTGATGGACCATCCACGGCTTTACTGGAACGTGGATTGTACGCCCGGCACCGAATGGCTTCGCCTCACGCCGCTGCAGGTACCACGAAACCGAGTTTGGACCGCGAAAGATGACTCGCGCTATCTGACTCCTTGGATCGGGTTGCCCGGCTATCGGCACACCATCGGAATGGCTAGACATTGGCACTTTCTCAGCGCGCTGTTCTGGTTGGCCAATGGCACGATCTTCGTGACCTTGTTGTTTGTCACCGATCAATGGAAACGCCTCGTGCCGTCGTCCTGGCAAATCGTGCCAGATGCCTGGTCGGTCTGGGTACACTATGCGACATTTCACTTACCGCCCGAACCGAACGGATTCTATCAATACAACCCGTTGCAGCAGTTGGCATACTTCGGCGTGGTCTTCGTACTGGCCCCATTGGCGATTCTGACTGGCCCCTCGATGTCTCCAGCGCTTACGAATCGTTTCCGCTGGTATCCCAATCTGCCGGGCAATCGGCAAATCGGCCGCTCGCTCCACTTTCTGGTCATGTGTTCTTTTGTCCTGTTTTTTATTGGCCATGTAACCTTGGTGGCGATAACCGGTTTCGTTCGGAACATGAACCATATCGTGCTTGGCGCCGATGATACCAGCTTCGCCGGAGTGTATCTTGGGCTGCTTGGTCTGGGCGTGGTTGTGGCCGTCAATGTGCTGGCTAACTGGTTGGCCTGGAGAAAACCGCGGCTGGTGCAGCACGTTGCCAAGGCGGTGGTCACTCCGGCCATGGAATTTCTGCTCGATCGTCCAGCCCCTGTCGCTGAGTTTCGGCGCGAGGATATTTCCCCGTACTTTTGGCCAAACGGCAAGGTGCCGACCTGCGAGGAGTGGAAGATGCTGGCAGCAGGTGGCTTCGTCGATTATCGATTGAAGATCTACGGATTGATCGAGAACCCGGTCGAACTGTCGCTGGGCGATCTACGGGCACTGCCCAAAAAGACGCAGATCACACTGCACCACTGCATCCAAGGCTGGTCGGGAGTTGCCGCTTGGGGTGGCGTGCCGCTCAGTGAAATCATCGAGTTGGTTCGCCCGCGTCCTACTGCAGAACGGGTCGTTTTCCATTCGTTTGGCGACGGCGTCGATCTTGCCACGGGCACTTCTCCCAGGCGATATTACGACAGCCTCTCAATGGCGAACGCCAGACATCCACAGACCCTGCTGGCATATGAAATGAACTATGATCCGCTCAACGATCTTCACGGCGCGCCCCTGCGGCTGCGAGTCGAGAATCAACTCGGCTTCAAGATGGTCAAGTGGATCCAAGCGATCGAGTTTGTCGAAGGGCTCCGCTCGGTTGGCAAAGGCGAGGGCGGCTTTGCCGAAGACCATGAATATTTTGGTGAGCTGGCCAATATTTAA
- a CDS encoding DUF488 domain-containing protein, whose amino-acid sequence MIQLKRVYEKPSRKDGLRVLVDRLWPRGLSKERAAVKLWMKDLAPSTELRKWFGHDPDKWKEFQRRYRKELQEKQELLHELRNRSAEQSVTLVYGARDEEHNEAIVLKKLLEGRAAKSD is encoded by the coding sequence ATGATTCAGCTTAAACGAGTCTATGAAAAGCCGTCCCGCAAAGATGGACTGCGAGTATTGGTCGACCGGCTTTGGCCACGCGGTCTTTCCAAAGAGCGCGCGGCCGTGAAGCTCTGGATGAAAGATCTAGCGCCGAGCACGGAGCTGCGTAAATGGTTCGGCCACGACCCAGACAAGTGGAAAGAATTTCAACGTCGCTATCGAAAGGAACTGCAGGAAAAGCAGGAACTTCTTCATGAACTCCGAAATCGTTCCGCGGAGCAATCGGTCACTCTCGTCTATGGAGCGCGCGATGAAGAGCACAATGAAGCCATTGTGTTGAAAAAGCTGCTCGAAGGTCGTGCTGCGAAATCGGATTAG
- the sdhB gene encoding succinate dehydrogenase iron-sulfur subunit: MQSPIDQENPQWFDVRILRQDEPRTSSYWERFRLKNEPGLNVTGILQRIAANPVTTADRPVAPVAYESNCLEEVCGSCTMLINGQVRQACSALVGCLLAESPGLIELRPLSKFPVVRDLVVARGRLFRALEKLQCWIEVDGYFDRGAGPTQSPQEQQQAYPLSTCMSCACCLEACPQYRKIELDHFPGESSTDFAARERAEFDGHFIGAHANSQVVLMNSSPTGRITAGQRLDALIAPGGIQNCGKAGNCQAVCPKEIPLMTSWRKAGRATALHVLKKFFDG; the protein is encoded by the coding sequence ATGCAGTCTCCAATTGATCAAGAAAATCCCCAGTGGTTTGACGTGCGGATTCTCCGGCAGGACGAACCGCGCACATCAAGTTATTGGGAGCGATTTCGGCTGAAAAACGAGCCGGGCCTCAACGTTACCGGCATTCTCCAGAGAATCGCCGCGAACCCAGTGACGACGGCCGATCGCCCTGTTGCGCCGGTCGCGTACGAGTCCAACTGTCTGGAAGAAGTCTGCGGCTCCTGCACCATGCTGATCAATGGGCAGGTTCGTCAGGCGTGTTCCGCGCTGGTGGGATGCCTGCTCGCCGAGAGTCCGGGACTCATCGAACTGCGGCCGTTGTCGAAGTTTCCCGTGGTTCGCGACCTCGTCGTGGCACGAGGAAGGCTGTTTCGTGCCCTGGAAAAGCTGCAATGCTGGATTGAAGTCGATGGCTATTTTGACCGAGGGGCAGGACCGACGCAGTCACCGCAGGAGCAGCAACAAGCCTATCCACTGAGCACTTGCATGAGCTGCGCCTGCTGCCTGGAAGCCTGCCCTCAATACCGCAAGATTGAACTCGACCATTTCCCGGGCGAATCTTCCACGGACTTTGCAGCGCGCGAGCGGGCCGAGTTCGATGGGCATTTCATCGGAGCGCATGCGAATAGCCAAGTCGTGCTGATGAATTCAAGTCCAACCGGGCGCATAACGGCCGGGCAGCGTCTCGACGCCTTGATCGCTCCAGGAGGCATCCAGAACTGCGGCAAGGCGGGAAACTGTCAGGCCGTTTGTCCCAAGGAGATTCCACTCATGACTTCGTGGAGGAAAGCCGGTCGGGCGACGGCCTTGCATGTCCTAAAGAAGTTCTTTGACGGCTAA